From Denitrovibrio acetiphilus DSM 12809, the proteins below share one genomic window:
- a CDS encoding S1C family serine protease, with protein MNRILTTLAITIIILTAACANPADRKEKQEKATAIPQTAPAEQTVSQTSHRMTPVVQAIQKIDESVVNIRTEKLIKKQSPFFGDNALTDNFLNDFFGFNRTYKTQSLGSGVVIKEDGTIVTNYHVVKGATKVIVMFTDEKTYEAEYLGGDEILDIAVLKIKDAENIKFQAAVTGDSDDIMMGETVIAMGNPYGLSSSITTGIISSNNRVINIGNGYSVFIQTDALINPGNSGGPLVNLDGEVIGINTAIFKEAQGIGFSIPVNTILRILPEIMKNGRVRMGYMGFTVHEDKTSEGTRLTVTRVERQSNANFIGIEVGDQILQVAGIPVASLQAMSNMLRSYPPGSSVAVAIKRGNKTLQGKIAISDYPDNYGLTILKNIYGLTFEKTDKFVTITSSTKDDFFKTGDILIAIENNEIKSLEELNKLIVENLGEVSVLSIYRGGNLIRVKLPL; from the coding sequence ATGAACAGAATACTAACAACATTAGCCATCACTATAATAATACTAACCGCCGCATGTGCGAATCCGGCAGACCGGAAAGAGAAACAGGAAAAAGCCACGGCTATCCCCCAAACAGCCCCTGCAGAGCAGACAGTCAGCCAGACAAGCCACCGGATGACCCCTGTTGTTCAGGCTATACAGAAAATTGATGAGTCGGTGGTAAATATCAGAACGGAAAAACTTATAAAAAAGCAAAGCCCGTTCTTTGGCGATAATGCCCTTACAGATAACTTCTTAAACGATTTTTTCGGTTTCAACAGAACATACAAAACACAATCACTGGGCTCCGGTGTTGTGATAAAAGAGGACGGTACCATAGTAACAAACTACCATGTTGTTAAAGGCGCCACAAAAGTCATTGTGATGTTTACCGATGAAAAAACATACGAAGCAGAATATTTAGGCGGTGACGAAATACTCGATATTGCCGTTTTAAAAATAAAAGACGCAGAAAATATAAAATTTCAAGCTGCCGTAACCGGAGACAGTGACGATATAATGATGGGGGAAACCGTTATCGCAATGGGCAACCCTTACGGACTGAGCAGCTCAATAACAACGGGTATAATAAGCTCTAACAACAGAGTAATCAATATCGGTAACGGCTACTCTGTCTTCATACAGACTGACGCACTTATCAACCCTGGAAACTCCGGAGGACCCCTTGTTAACCTTGACGGAGAAGTAATCGGAATAAACACCGCTATCTTTAAAGAAGCTCAGGGGATAGGTTTCTCTATCCCGGTGAACACCATTCTTCGCATATTACCGGAGATAATGAAAAACGGACGTGTCAGAATGGGCTACATGGGCTTCACTGTCCACGAAGACAAAACCAGCGAAGGCACCAGACTGACAGTAACCCGTGTTGAAAGACAGTCAAATGCAAACTTCATAGGTATAGAGGTTGGAGACCAGATACTTCAGGTGGCAGGAATCCCTGTTGCGTCTCTTCAGGCTATGAGCAACATGCTCCGCAGTTACCCTCCCGGCTCTAGTGTTGCTGTGGCTATTAAGAGAGGAAACAAAACACTTCAGGGGAAAATTGCCATATCAGATTACCCTGACAACTATGGTCTCACTATCCTTAAAAACATTTACGGATTAACTTTTGAAAAGACAGATAAATTTGTAACTATAACAAGCTCAACTAAAGACGATTTCTTTAAAACAGGGGATATACTGATCGCCATAGAAAACAATGAAATAAAAAGCCTTGAAGAACTAAATAAACTTATTGTTGAGAATCTTGGAGAGGTCTCCGTTCTCAGCATATACAGAGGAGGTAACCTAATAAGAGTTAAACTGCCTCTTTAA
- a CDS encoding ATP-dependent DNA helicase, which yields MSMDKYFSKVGSLSDILPRYRQRDAQLDAANFIFDSMKTYQPAVVEAPTGSGKTFAYLIPAFELGRRTIISTKTKQLMSQIAGKDIEAVNRIFGDDRFVAVLKGRRNYFCHLRFFRFVYPNQGRFERVVEWYGSVVDQEIIDVPIGVFSPHEIEHISTDSWQCTASKCEFYDICSFYRAKEQANSADIVITNHYLLMSDFALKSENEHASIFDFADHIIMDEAHSIPDIFPRFAGTELSLRSFLKLMNENRQAFDPREIELAAGMLSGLLETIKTRTYTNDFRGALLPYIEFVNKAIGEKDFEEMKNVHKRLVEKAVSVLGDSEGVRFVEQERGDILLQYIPLNAADKLREGMKNACLSPVFVSATLSGKGNFSYFLSETGYEEEEIGKMSLEPVFDMAQQGRLLVQDCDEAFYEELALKAKGSVLIICNSVGRMLKLTKMLKELCPGRVYSQRDIDIKDTEGLKDTIFVGCAVFREGMDFAHTGISYVVLDKLPFEYPDDLVLKEQAESVRKKGQEPFMDYFLPRAVIYYRQAVGRLLRHEDDKGVWVVLDRRIDTKNYGKYFATVLKDVPRINTLDEAVAFLEVEDAENEG from the coding sequence ATGTCAATGGATAAGTATTTCAGCAAAGTTGGTTCACTCTCTGATATTCTCCCAAGATACAGACAGAGAGACGCTCAGCTAGACGCTGCCAATTTTATTTTTGATTCCATGAAAACCTATCAGCCGGCGGTTGTAGAGGCGCCTACAGGTTCAGGTAAAACCTTTGCCTATCTTATACCTGCTTTTGAGCTGGGCAGGCGAACCATTATTTCTACAAAAACAAAACAGCTTATGTCCCAGATTGCAGGGAAAGATATAGAGGCGGTAAACCGCATATTCGGTGATGACAGGTTTGTGGCTGTTTTAAAGGGGCGTAGAAACTATTTCTGTCACCTACGTTTTTTCCGGTTTGTCTATCCTAATCAGGGGCGTTTCGAGCGGGTGGTGGAATGGTACGGGTCTGTTGTTGATCAGGAGATAATAGATGTGCCTATAGGTGTGTTTTCGCCGCACGAAATAGAGCACATTTCAACTGATTCATGGCAGTGTACAGCTTCTAAATGCGAATTTTATGATATCTGCTCTTTCTACCGGGCAAAAGAGCAGGCAAACAGTGCAGATATTGTAATCACAAACCACTACCTGCTTATGAGTGACTTTGCTCTGAAATCTGAAAATGAACATGCATCCATTTTTGATTTTGCAGATCATATTATAATGGATGAGGCTCATTCTATCCCTGATATCTTCCCTCGCTTTGCAGGAACAGAGCTTTCACTGCGGAGTTTTCTCAAACTTATGAACGAAAACAGACAGGCGTTCGACCCCCGTGAGATAGAGCTTGCGGCGGGGATGCTTTCGGGGCTTCTTGAAACTATAAAAACACGTACATATACTAATGATTTCAGAGGGGCGCTGCTCCCTTATATCGAATTTGTTAATAAAGCCATAGGCGAAAAAGATTTTGAAGAGATGAAAAATGTACATAAGCGTCTGGTGGAGAAGGCTGTAAGTGTTCTCGGCGACAGTGAAGGAGTTCGCTTTGTAGAGCAGGAAAGGGGGGACATACTGCTTCAGTATATTCCGCTGAATGCTGCCGATAAGCTCCGTGAAGGTATGAAAAACGCATGTCTTTCGCCTGTTTTCGTCAGTGCGACACTTTCAGGGAAGGGTAATTTCAGTTATTTTCTCTCTGAGACAGGGTATGAAGAAGAAGAAATCGGCAAGATGAGCCTTGAGCCTGTATTTGATATGGCGCAACAGGGGCGTCTTCTGGTGCAGGACTGTGACGAAGCTTTTTATGAAGAGCTTGCTCTTAAGGCGAAGGGGTCTGTACTTATAATCTGCAACAGTGTGGGGCGGATGCTGAAACTGACTAAAATGCTGAAAGAACTTTGCCCCGGAAGGGTTTATTCTCAGAGAGATATAGATATAAAAGATACCGAGGGGCTGAAAGATACTATCTTTGTGGGCTGTGCTGTTTTTCGTGAGGGGATGGATTTCGCACATACGGGGATATCTTATGTTGTTCTCGATAAACTACCTTTTGAATACCCTGACGATCTGGTGCTGAAAGAGCAGGCGGAGAGTGTTCGTAAAAAAGGTCAGGAACCATTTATGGATTATTTTCTCCCCCGGGCTGTGATATACTATCGTCAGGCTGTCGGAAGACTTCTTCGTCACGAAGATGACAAAGGTGTATGGGTGGTGCTTGACAGGCGGATTGATACCAAAAATTATGGCAAATATTTTGCCACTGTGCTAAAAGATGTGCCTAGGATTAATACTCTTGATGAGGCCGTTGCATTTCTGGAGGTAGAAGATGCAGAGAATGAAGGTTGA
- the tilS gene encoding tRNA lysidine(34) synthetase TilS — protein sequence MTLSFEKKLSSKLGDFVGRRLLVAFSGGKDSVALLHFLKRNEGIQGYSVSACHINHLFRKTSLWDEKFCADFCEKLSIPFISYRADVPRYCEVKKMSFEHGARIVRYRALYNAMKHFDAELLLTAHTKNDVVETFFIHAVQGASVFSLKGITERDRDLFRPMLDISTEEILEYINRYKIKHAVDETNNDDSYLRNFIRNHITATLSEYRPGFENNILGIMHDAVKYDSYLEERLKPLINVSDGSVLAVERQVFDSLHEVEQDYLLHSMASQLFRVERRHIEDMKHLVETDYSVRIDMPDGYRFEKSDKLLRLFHKRLIVKFEQVKKASETELYVRHLGKMITFKGDWVDKELIVRKRAVGDRFGNKKLKDIFIDKKLDLFVRDTSLIILCDNCIVWVENISSDDTITVSVNRKNLEL from the coding sequence ATGACTTTATCGTTTGAGAAAAAACTCTCGTCCAAGCTGGGCGATTTTGTTGGCAGACGTTTACTCGTGGCATTCTCAGGCGGGAAGGACTCTGTGGCTCTTCTGCATTTTCTTAAGAGGAATGAAGGTATTCAGGGCTATAGTGTTTCGGCATGTCATATAAATCATCTTTTCAGAAAGACATCCCTATGGGACGAAAAGTTCTGCGCTGATTTTTGTGAGAAGTTATCTATCCCATTTATATCATACCGTGCGGATGTGCCAAGGTACTGCGAAGTGAAAAAGATGAGCTTTGAGCATGGTGCGCGCATAGTCAGGTATAGGGCCTTGTACAATGCGATGAAGCATTTTGACGCTGAACTGCTGCTTACTGCTCATACTAAAAATGATGTTGTCGAAACTTTTTTTATCCATGCGGTGCAGGGGGCTTCTGTTTTCTCCCTAAAGGGCATCACAGAGCGGGATAGAGATTTGTTCAGACCTATGCTTGATATCTCTACAGAAGAGATACTTGAATATATAAACAGATACAAGATAAAACATGCTGTGGATGAGACTAATAATGATGACAGCTACCTTCGTAATTTTATTCGGAACCATATCACTGCAACCCTGTCTGAGTATAGACCGGGATTTGAGAATAATATTCTCGGTATAATGCATGATGCGGTCAAGTATGACAGCTACTTAGAAGAAAGGCTTAAGCCGCTGATAAATGTTTCAGACGGTTCAGTTCTTGCGGTGGAGAGGCAGGTTTTCGACTCATTGCATGAGGTGGAACAGGATTATCTGCTGCACAGTATGGCGTCTCAGCTTTTTCGTGTGGAACGCAGACATATAGAAGATATGAAACACCTTGTGGAGACTGATTATTCTGTTCGTATCGATATGCCAGACGGGTATCGGTTTGAGAAGAGCGATAAGCTGCTGAGACTTTTTCATAAGCGGCTGATAGTAAAGTTTGAGCAAGTAAAAAAAGCTTCTGAGACAGAGCTTTATGTAAGGCATTTAGGCAAAATGATCACCTTTAAAGGTGATTGGGTTGACAAAGAACTCATAGTCAGAAAGAGGGCTGTGGGGGATAGGTTTGGAAATAAAAAACTGAAAGACATTTTTATAGATAAAAAGCTGGATCTTTTTGTTCGTGACACATCACTCATAATTCTTTGTGATAATTGCATTGTATGGGTTGAAAATATCTCCAGTGATGATACTATAACTGTGTCTGTTAACAGGAAAAATCTGGAGTTATGA
- the hpt gene encoding hypoxanthine phosphoribosyltransferase — MKQHILKEMISEQAIRTRVAELGRQISADYAGKSVLAVGVLKGSVIFMADLVREMESVNVEIGFLAVSSYKGTKSTGEVRVLHDLDRPLDDTHLLIVEDILDTGNTLSYLKKMLTVRKPASIKIVSLLNKPERRVADIELDYEGFEIPDEFVVGYGLDYDGYYRNLKNICTVEFTGSDASE, encoded by the coding sequence TTGAAGCAGCATATTTTAAAAGAGATGATAAGCGAACAGGCGATCAGAACACGGGTTGCTGAGCTGGGCAGACAGATTTCTGCTGATTATGCAGGCAAGAGCGTACTTGCTGTCGGAGTATTAAAGGGGTCGGTTATTTTTATGGCAGACCTGGTCAGAGAGATGGAATCAGTTAACGTCGAGATAGGTTTTCTCGCTGTTTCCAGCTATAAAGGCACAAAATCCACAGGGGAGGTTAGAGTTCTTCACGATCTTGACAGACCGTTGGATGATACTCATCTTCTTATTGTTGAAGATATACTTGATACGGGGAACACTCTTTCTTATCTTAAAAAGATGTTGACCGTCCGAAAGCCCGCTTCTATTAAAATAGTCTCACTTCTGAATAAGCCGGAGCGAAGGGTGGCTGATATAGAGCTTGATTATGAGGGGTTTGAGATCCCTGATGAATTTGTAGTGGGCTATGGGCTTGATTATGACGGATATTATAGAAACTTAAAAAATATATGCACTGTAGAATTTACAGGCTCAGATGCATCGGAGTGA
- the ftsH gene encoding ATP-dependent zinc metalloprotease FtsH translates to MNNSFYKNLALWLIIAFIMVFLFNVISGTQAARKNISYSEFLDQVASSNVQSVTIKQNKVSGVLLEGGQFETYTPDDAALVQTLRDNKVQITALPPDRNPWYMQVLISWLPMLLLIGVWIFFMRQMQGGAGGKAFSFGKSKAKLLTQDQHKVTFKDVAGVEEAKEELEEIIEFLKDPQKFQKLGGKIPKGVLLVGPPGTGKTLLARAVAGEAGVPFYSISGSDFVEMFVGVGASRVRDLFEQGKKNAPCIIFVDEIDAVGRHRGAGLGGGHDEREQTLNQLLVEMDGFESNEGVILIAATNRPDVLDPALLRPGRFDRQVVVPRPDMNGRLMILEVHATNVKKSDDIDLSIIAKGTPGYAGAELANLVNEAALLAARKNQESVTMADFEEAKDKVMMGKERRSMAISDKEKENTAYHEAGHAIVAKFIPDADPVHKVSIIPRGMALGVTMQLPQDDRHMYTKEYMESMLAVLMGGRVAEELIFNRLTTGAGNDIERASDISRKMVCSWGMSKKMGPLAYGKKEEQVFLGKEIGHAQDYSETTAVSIDDEVKNFVMGGYNHARQILEDNIDLLHGVAKLLLEKETIDGKEIDTLMGIEPEKQPESDTEVNVITDEETETV, encoded by the coding sequence ATGAATAACAGCTTTTACAAAAACCTGGCACTGTGGCTGATAATAGCCTTTATCATGGTGTTTCTCTTTAACGTGATAAGCGGAACACAGGCAGCCAGAAAAAATATCAGCTATTCTGAATTTTTAGATCAGGTAGCAAGCAGTAATGTCCAGTCTGTGACAATAAAACAGAATAAAGTGAGCGGTGTGTTGCTTGAAGGGGGACAGTTCGAAACTTATACTCCGGACGATGCGGCACTTGTTCAGACACTCAGAGATAATAAAGTACAGATAACCGCGCTTCCGCCAGACAGAAACCCATGGTATATGCAGGTGCTTATATCATGGCTTCCTATGCTTCTGCTTATTGGTGTGTGGATATTCTTTATGCGGCAGATGCAGGGTGGTGCCGGCGGAAAAGCTTTCAGTTTTGGTAAATCGAAAGCAAAACTGCTTACTCAGGACCAGCATAAAGTTACGTTTAAGGATGTAGCTGGGGTTGAAGAGGCAAAAGAGGAGCTTGAGGAGATTATTGAGTTTCTTAAAGACCCGCAGAAATTTCAGAAACTCGGTGGCAAGATACCGAAGGGCGTTCTCCTTGTGGGGCCTCCGGGGACAGGTAAAACTCTTCTCGCCAGAGCTGTTGCAGGTGAAGCGGGAGTTCCGTTTTACTCCATATCAGGTTCTGATTTCGTAGAGATGTTTGTCGGTGTTGGTGCATCCCGTGTCCGTGATCTTTTCGAACAGGGGAAGAAGAATGCTCCGTGTATTATCTTTGTAGATGAGATCGACGCTGTAGGGCGTCACAGAGGTGCAGGTCTCGGCGGTGGACACGATGAACGCGAACAGACACTTAATCAGCTTCTGGTTGAGATGGACGGTTTTGAGTCCAACGAAGGGGTAATTCTCATTGCGGCAACCAACAGACCGGACGTTCTTGACCCTGCGCTCCTCAGACCCGGGCGTTTTGACAGGCAGGTTGTCGTGCCAAGACCGGACATGAACGGGCGTCTTATGATCCTTGAGGTTCACGCTACTAATGTTAAAAAGTCAGATGATATAGACCTTTCTATTATTGCGAAGGGCACACCAGGGTACGCCGGTGCAGAACTTGCTAACCTTGTGAATGAAGCGGCACTTCTGGCTGCCAGAAAGAATCAGGAAAGTGTCACAATGGCAGACTTCGAAGAAGCAAAAGATAAAGTCATGATGGGGAAAGAGAGACGCAGCATGGCTATCAGTGATAAAGAGAAAGAGAATACGGCTTATCACGAGGCAGGGCACGCTATTGTTGCTAAATTTATTCCCGATGCTGATCCTGTACATAAAGTCAGTATTATCCCCCGCGGTATGGCACTCGGTGTGACAATGCAGCTTCCGCAGGATGACAGACATATGTATACCAAAGAATATATGGAAAGCATGCTTGCAGTTCTCATGGGGGGGCGTGTTGCCGAGGAGCTTATTTTCAACAGACTCACAACCGGTGCAGGCAACGATATTGAAAGAGCTTCTGACATATCCAGAAAGATGGTTTGCAGCTGGGGTATGAGTAAGAAGATGGGACCTCTTGCGTATGGCAAAAAGGAAGAGCAGGTCTTCCTCGGAAAAGAGATAGGGCACGCTCAGGACTATAGCGAGACCACAGCAGTTTCCATTGATGATGAAGTGAAGAACTTCGTTATGGGCGGGTATAACCACGCCAGACAAATACTGGAAGATAATATTGATCTTCTCCACGGAGTTGCAAAACTCCTGCTTGAAAAGGAAACTATAGACGGTAAAGAAATCGATACTCTTATGGGGATCGAGCCTGAGAAACAGCCTGAATCTGACACTGAGGTAAATGTTATAACAGATGAGGAAACTGAGACAGTTTAA
- the folP gene encoding dihydropteroate synthase: MGILNITPDSFSDGGMFNHVDGMISRIEEFVSKGVDIADIGGESTRPGSEFINADEEINRVVPAVKLASESGLYVSVDTNKPEVAKAVLESGAGMINDITGMRDEHMRKICAEYKCSVCIMHMQGAPKDMQANPVYVDVVEDVRRYLFEAAEQCIKDGIEESAICLDPGFGFGKSVEDNYRLLMKLERFKESGFPVLAGISRKSMIGNVIGRPPVQRLAGTITAETIALIKGADIIRAHDIDETADMISVYMKAKEAGERCSN, from the coding sequence ATGGGGATATTAAACATCACTCCTGATTCTTTCAGTGACGGTGGGATGTTTAACCATGTTGACGGTATGATATCCCGTATAGAGGAATTTGTGTCCAAAGGTGTTGATATCGCCGACATAGGTGGTGAATCTACCAGACCCGGTTCGGAATTTATAAATGCAGATGAAGAGATAAACAGGGTTGTCCCTGCTGTTAAGCTCGCTTCAGAAAGTGGTCTCTATGTTTCTGTGGATACCAACAAACCGGAAGTTGCGAAAGCAGTTCTTGAAAGCGGTGCAGGTATGATTAACGACATCACGGGGATGCGTGATGAACATATGCGGAAAATATGTGCTGAGTATAAATGCAGCGTATGTATAATGCATATGCAGGGGGCGCCGAAAGATATGCAGGCGAATCCGGTATATGTTGATGTTGTTGAAGATGTCCGCAGATACCTTTTCGAAGCAGCGGAACAATGCATAAAGGATGGTATAGAAGAAAGTGCTATATGCCTTGACCCGGGGTTTGGTTTCGGAAAGAGTGTAGAGGATAATTACAGGCTGCTGATGAAGCTGGAGAGATTTAAGGAGAGCGGATTTCCTGTTCTCGCCGGCATATCCAGAAAATCTATGATAGGCAATGTCATAGGCAGACCTCCTGTCCAGAGGCTTGCGGGTACTATCACAGCAGAAACAATTGCACTTATAAAAGGTGCAGATATAATCAGGGCACATGATATCGACGAAACTGCCGATATGATAAGCGTATACATGAAAGCAAAAGAGGCAGGTGAGAGATGCTCGAACTGA
- the cdaA gene encoding diadenylate cyclase CdaA, with product MLELIKSVGIFDILDIAIIAIVLYYILLLIKGTRALPMLMGIMLLVLVSFAAKFLGLKTTSWVLNNFTGYLFIIIVVLFQQEIRRALAFIGETKVFGSSAKAKSVILDEIVKAATILANRQIGALIVLQRDTDLEHFLDDTGHKLDCEISREILISIFIPYSPLHDGAVLISNGRIATAGSILPLTRQTDLGKNYGTRHRAAVGVTEETDALAIAVSEEKGSITVAQNGQLSDELDADQLRDILEDIFGKKKTVLHKKGGNDVQEPSSK from the coding sequence ATGCTCGAACTGATAAAGTCAGTCGGTATTTTTGATATCTTAGACATTGCTATAATTGCAATTGTGCTCTACTACATCCTTCTTCTTATCAAGGGGACGAGAGCACTGCCCATGCTTATGGGGATCATGCTGCTTGTTCTGGTCTCGTTCGCCGCAAAATTCCTTGGTCTTAAAACCACAAGCTGGGTTTTAAATAATTTCACCGGTTATCTTTTCATAATTATAGTTGTACTTTTTCAGCAGGAAATCAGACGTGCTCTTGCATTTATTGGCGAGACGAAAGTTTTCGGCAGTTCGGCAAAGGCGAAAAGCGTGATTCTGGACGAGATCGTTAAGGCAGCGACAATCCTTGCCAACAGGCAGATAGGAGCGTTAATTGTCCTTCAGCGTGACACTGACCTTGAACACTTTCTGGATGATACAGGTCACAAACTTGATTGTGAAATCTCAAGAGAGATATTAATCAGTATTTTTATCCCTTACTCACCTCTTCACGATGGTGCAGTGCTCATATCGAATGGACGCATAGCCACAGCGGGAAGCATCCTTCCGCTTACAAGACAGACTGATCTTGGTAAAAACTACGGAACAAGGCACAGAGCTGCTGTCGGAGTCACAGAAGAAACTGATGCGCTGGCAATAGCTGTCAGTGAGGAGAAAGGGTCTATCACCGTCGCTCAGAACGGACAGCTCTCAGACGAACTTGATGCTGATCAGCTTCGGGATATACTCGAAGATATTTTCGGGAAAAAGAAAACTGTACTTCATAAAAAGGGGGGGAATGATGTTCAAGAACCTTCTTCTAAATAA
- a CDS encoding CdaR family protein — translation MMFKNLLLNNLPLKLMSVFIAVILWLSLVTGEFQEISLYVPVKLTNIPDGYVAVTDEHLINIHAKGPKSLVNEEKFGDVSIDFDVSGMKPGYNNAIISLKNIKMPPGIQVMDIQPAAIEIIVDSLILKQMKVAPTFIGEPASGYKVGSVNVFPESVQVKAAKSKIESQNTVETLPVNLSDKRDPITYSIGMKSYEGIQEYNPQQVEVFVVFKEDIQEKEFKDIPVRAVMLPHGLKAKILDTVTLKVSGRIDLLQEDVIKSELYPTVDMSGVKTKGKYLRKLNLNDSKMFKVLSVEPAKVRVEVVNEEVLRD, via the coding sequence ATGATGTTCAAGAACCTTCTTCTAAATAACCTTCCTCTGAAGCTTATGAGTGTTTTTATCGCTGTTATTCTCTGGCTGAGTCTTGTTACAGGAGAATTTCAGGAGATATCTTTATATGTCCCTGTAAAGCTTACTAATATACCTGACGGGTATGTTGCTGTGACGGATGAACATCTTATAAATATACATGCGAAAGGTCCTAAGTCACTTGTTAATGAAGAGAAATTCGGGGATGTCAGTATTGATTTTGATGTTTCCGGCATGAAGCCCGGTTATAATAATGCGATCATAAGCTTAAAAAACATAAAGATGCCCCCCGGTATTCAGGTTATGGATATACAGCCGGCAGCTATAGAGATTATTGTTGACTCACTTATTCTGAAACAGATGAAAGTTGCTCCGACTTTTATAGGTGAGCCTGCATCCGGATATAAAGTGGGCAGTGTTAATGTTTTCCCTGAAAGTGTTCAGGTAAAGGCGGCAAAGTCAAAGATCGAAAGCCAGAACACTGTGGAAACTCTGCCTGTGAATCTCTCGGATAAGAGAGACCCTATAACCTATAGCATAGGGATGAAGTCCTATGAAGGTATTCAGGAGTATAATCCGCAGCAGGTAGAAGTATTTGTTGTTTTTAAAGAAGACATTCAGGAGAAAGAATTCAAAGACATTCCTGTTCGTGCGGTGATGCTCCCCCATGGACTGAAGGCTAAAATTCTGGATACCGTGACTCTTAAAGTCTCTGGAAGAATAGACCTTTTGCAGGAAGACGTTATAAAAAGCGAACTTTACCCTACTGTTGACATGAGCGGTGTCAAAACAAAAGGGAAATATCTGCGGAAGCTGAATCTGAATGACTCTAAAATGTTTAAAGTATTAAGTGTAGAACCTGCAAAGGTAAGAGTTGAGGTAGTAAATGAGGAAGTACTTCGGGACTGA
- the glmM gene encoding phosphoglucosamine mutase — MRKYFGTDGVRGKANEFPMTATFALRLGQAVAKQFSNGGKKIHKVVIGKDTRVSGYMFESALVSGITSMGLDAVLVGVLPTPAISFITRSLRADAGVVISASHNPYYDNGIKFFSGDGYKLPDETEISIEQTTDEMIQNGEIPISTDRIGKAYRVDTAIGRYVEFSKSTFDKDIDLSGMRLVVDCSNGANYKVAPMAFEELAAKINVMGNEPDGMNINSGCGSVYPEAMCAKVKEKGADLGISFDGDGDRVIFSDENGEMVDGDIIMGICAKYMNSLGYLNKNTMVCTVMSNFGFEKSMLEAGVKLVRTDVGDRYVMAEMLKNGYNLGGEQSGHIIFSDYNTTGDGLVSAMQLLKVIVRSGKPLSELKKFITLYPQVLKNFKVQKKIPVDYLERTSKEIQAVNKELDGTGRVLVRYSGTENKLRVMLEGEDLSRITEYAENIGANAVKEIEELS; from the coding sequence ATGAGGAAGTACTTCGGGACTGACGGAGTCCGCGGCAAAGCTAATGAATTTCCGATGACCGCCACTTTTGCCCTCCGTCTCGGTCAGGCGGTGGCAAAACAATTTTCCAACGGCGGGAAAAAGATACATAAAGTAGTGATAGGGAAAGATACCAGAGTTTCCGGCTATATGTTTGAGTCGGCTTTGGTTTCAGGTATTACATCCATGGGGCTTGATGCTGTTCTTGTGGGAGTTTTGCCCACACCGGCGATATCTTTTATCACCAGAAGCCTCCGTGCTGATGCGGGTGTTGTGATATCAGCCTCCCATAACCCCTATTATGATAACGGTATAAAATTCTTCTCTGGTGACGGATACAAACTGCCGGATGAGACAGAAATATCCATTGAGCAAACAACAGATGAGATGATACAGAACGGAGAAATCCCTATATCTACTGACCGTATCGGTAAGGCATACCGTGTTGACACTGCCATTGGCAGATATGTTGAATTTTCCAAAAGTACATTTGACAAAGATATAGACCTGAGCGGAATGCGCCTTGTAGTTGACTGTTCAAACGGTGCTAACTATAAAGTTGCGCCTATGGCTTTCGAAGAGCTGGCAGCGAAGATAAATGTGATGGGTAACGAACCTGACGGCATGAATATAAACAGCGGGTGTGGCTCTGTCTATCCTGAAGCCATGTGTGCAAAGGTGAAAGAGAAGGGTGCTGATCTGGGTATATCTTTTGACGGTGACGGCGACAGAGTCATTTTCTCTGATGAAAACGGCGAGATGGTCGACGGTGACATTATCATGGGGATCTGTGCAAAATATATGAACAGTCTCGGATATCTGAATAAAAACACCATGGTCTGTACCGTTATGAGCAATTTCGGTTTTGAAAAATCTATGCTGGAAGCAGGTGTGAAACTTGTTCGTACCGATGTCGGCGACAGGTATGTTATGGCAGAAATGTTGAAGAACGGCTATAACCTCGGCGGTGAACAGTCCGGTCATATCATTTTCAGTGACTATAATACAACCGGTGACGGTCTGGTGAGTGCAATGCAGCTTCTTAAAGTTATAGTGCGCAGCGGTAAACCCCTTAGTGAACTGAAAAAATTCATAACACTTTATCCGCAGGTATTAAAAAACTTTAAAGTGCAGAAGAAAATTCCTGTTGATTACCTCGAAAGAACATCGAAGGAAATTCAGGCTGTTAATAAAGAGCTGGATGGAACCGGGCGTGTTCTCGTAAGGTATTCAGGTACAGAGAACAAGCTTCGTGTTATGCTTGAAGGAGAAGACCTGAGCAGGATAACTGAATATGCAGAAAACATCGGCGCCAATGCCGTTAAAGAGATAGAGGAGCTTTCATAA